The Gossypium hirsutum isolate 1008001.06 chromosome D03, Gossypium_hirsutum_v2.1, whole genome shotgun sequence genomic interval GAAAATTCCTAAAGGACAACCACATTAACACTAATGATGTCCGTTTACACATAAGTGATCGCCTAGTAAGATTCATATTCTTACACTGTTcttataatttgtttttgttttttttgttttattcattattatgattaactttttttattttttttatttttaggtggtTATTGATAATGGACTTGTTGAAGTCACTATCGAGAATCCATCTGGTTACTTGATAggaattaaatataaaaagatgCAAAATGTACTTGAAAGGAGAAACCACAATTCTAATAGAGGGTATTCAAATTTTCTCGAGTTTTAAATAACGGTCGCAAGTTAATATTATCGTTGTTGTTTTATTGTTTCCATTACTTACATTTTATGTTTTAGGTACTGGGACATTGTGTGGGATGGTAATTCCTATGACAAGTAAGTTCTTAAACCccaaataattttcttaattttttttacatactcTATCCTCATTtagaaattaaaacattttattgcTTTAGGaactaatttaaaatcttaacTATAATTTGATATTGTCATGTGGAATTAACCCTCGTTTTAACTGTTTAATGTTTCATACAGACTAGAAACCAAACACGTTGAGGTCATAACACAAACTAATGACATTGTAGAGCTTTCCTTTACCAAAACATGGAATTCTAAAAACCATGGAAAGACAATTCCCTTGAACATACAAAAAAGGTACATAGTCCGGCGCGGCATCTCGGGGGTCTACATGTACGGCATTTTCGAGCGCCAGGAAGATTTTCCGAAAGCTCATATGTACCAAATAAGGATTGCTTTCAAGCTCAAGGAAGACAAGTAAAATACATGAAACCTTGAtaacaactatatatatatatatatggtacaCGTGTATgtgacatttttttattttttgaattaggtTCCGATTCATGGCGTTATCGGACACGATACAACGAGTCATGCCTCGAAGCGAAGATCGGGTCAAAGGTCATAGTAAGCCTCTTGACTTCAAAGAAGCAGTTTTACTGACAAATCCATCAAATCCAAAACTTAAAGGAGAGGTAATAATTTTCTTAGAGCcttttaaaacaattaaatcgCATGCAAAATAATGTTCTAACTAAGTGCCTTAAAAATGACAGGTTGACGATAAGTACCAATATTCTACtgagaataaagataacaagctTAACGGTTGGATATCGGATCACGATTCCGTCGGTTTTTGGATAATGACCCCTAGTAATGAGTTTCGAACCGGCGGTCCGCATAAACAGGACCTTACTTCTCATGTCGGTCCGACTGCTCTTTCGGTAAttctatttataagcctaatacaaacttttactttttataatgTTTGTCATAAAATCGATTTGATTcgatttaatttcatgatttagaTGTTTGTTAGTACGCATTATACCGGAACCGAAATCAACACATTCTATAAGGAAGGAGAGGCTTGGAAAAAAGTTTTTGGTCCGGTTTTGATCTATCTTAATTCTGCTTCTTCAAAGGACGATGATCACCGAAAGATCCTGTGGAATGATGCTAAAAGACAGGTTTTTTTTATCGCTATTTTAATTTCAGtccctgttttttttttctcttcaacatattaaatagttaaattttagttttggttcctctatttttggtttttctatttttatattctcATTAGTCAGTCAAAATagttaatactttaattaatgaTGTTTTATTATAGAAACCAAATTATACTAAATCAAATCACAAATTATACCAAATATGAGCATAGTAGAGGGaccaataccaaaattttcccatatttaattataataacgatttaaactcttaattttttatttttttttattttttactattagTTGAgtgaagaaattgaaagttgGCCTTACAATTTCACTCAATCAGAAGATTTTCCTCACTCTCAACAACGAGGACAAGTTAATGGACAACTGCTAGTGCAAGACCGGTATTTGTTTCGTTAGCCCTTTATTTCTTCATCTAATTCAATTTAGTATTGCATGAAGCTTGTCTTTACTTTAATTTTCTTGGTGTTTAGGTACATGGATAAGCAATTAATGCAGGCAAAATCTGCCTTTGTTGGGTTGGCCCCCCCTGGAGAAGCTGATTCATGGCAAAAAGAAGGAAAGGTTAATATTATGAACAAATTTTGCATATTAGTCCCTAAATTTAAAAACTTTCCAAGTACACCCTCAAATTAAAGTATTGTTCTAGTCAGGTCCTTTAGTTAGTCTACCAGCTTATGTCAAATATAAACCGATAGCTAGACTCGCAAAAAGACTTGATTGAAACGTTACTTTAatattgttgcgcggaagcgtgtgaaagagtaaaattattgtactaaaaaatcacactaagttcaattcccaggaaagagaggtgaatcacgaggatcacttaagtaccaagtctttcctagccagaatatccctctatcgtaatttaatagcacaataaatcactacaatcacactcacaaaatatgaacattaaatagtaaagaacaccaaaattttaacgaggttcggcaaatcttgcctacgtcctcgggcactaccaaatatatttcactccaaaatacaagtgaaactttacaaatagggagagagaacaatgccttaagtagagaatggcaaatgtgggatgatgagaatgagcaatggttggcctatttatagttgagattcaagggccaccttgcaaagtcccTATTCACTTAaggaccaaaaattgctattatcccatgcccaacactaaataaatatttggtgcccataactttgacctttccaaggtatgggtaggtatgggaaaggtatgggcaaggtatgggatatattctaataatctccaccttgaagatttgattaggataatcttatcttcacacaattctttttgcctttgacaacaatacttgatagtgccttcttcgactgttaaacttgcaggatattgatcaagttcaaacaatgttcgaacttggttgctgttaccaccttggtcatcatatctgcgggattatctacagtcttgatcttctgaagacaaattttcccctcttcaataatttcccgcacaaaatggaatcgtacgtcgatatgttttgtacgtgcatgatagacttgattctttgctaaatgaatagcactttgactatcacaatacacgttaatatgctcctgaaccaaccccaaggttttagccataccttgtaaccaaatagcctcctttacagcctctgttacagccatgtactcggcttctgtggttgacaacgcaactgtagactgtagtgtagacttccaacttattggtcctccagcaagtgtaaacacataaccggtggttgatcttcgcttgtccaaatcaccggcatagtcaaaatcaacgtacccaataacacctttaccaagtgtattatcctgcttgaacagtaatccaacatctacggtcttctgaatataccgtagaatccatttcacagcttgccaatgtccttttccaggattatgcatatacctgctcactatactaactgcctgtgaaatgtcgggtcttgtacacaccattgcatacaccaagctacccactgcattagaatacggaacttgcaacatgtattctcgttccgtattcgtcgaaggagatagttgtgcagaaagcttgaaatgagaagccaacggggtacttacaggttttgtctactcattcatgccaaactgctgtagtacctttttcaaatactgcttctgagacaagctaactctatcatgagctctatctctccatatttccatgccgagaatctttttagcttctcctagatctttcatctcaaactcgagattgagttgagtcttcaatctttcaatctcagctttgctcttagatgctattagcatatcatcaacatataagagcaagtatatgaaagttccttcttgtagcttctgaaaatacacgcaatgatcaaatttacttcttgtgtacctttaccctttcatgaactgatcaaatcgcttgtaccactgcctcggagattgcttcaatccataaagcgactttgttagtttgcaaacccaattttcttttccagcaaccttgaatccatctggctgagtcatatagatttcctcttccaaatcaccgtgtaaaaatgcggtcttcacatcaagctgaactagttcaagatcatattgcgcaaccaaggctagcaaaatccgaatagacgaatgcttcacaactggagaaaacacttcattgtagtctattccttctttctgagcgtaaccctttgctactaatctagccttgtatcgaatttcatttttatcaggaaatccttccttctttgcatatacccatttgcatccaattgccttctttcccttgggtagtgtcaccaactcccaggtcttatttttatgaagagactgcatttcttcattcattgcttgcttccactttacaccatcagggttacttattgcttttgtgtaagtagaaggaacatcatcatctgcaattggaagtgcataggccactatatcatcaaagcgagtaggcttacgaatctctcttcttggcctcctatatgcaattgaatcttgttgctgtagaggttcttgggtaggaacctcttcatcatttgtcccttcaatattagctggatcatcgttaaccttttcaagctccacctgctgcaaagtactactagTTTTgccatccttttgtgaatccttgtactttaACATGGTTgtttcatcaaaagtcacatctctactgaaaacaatcttccttgtatcaagacaccagagacgatatccttttactccatcagttatacccaagaataatgctttctttgctcttgggcctaacttagattcttttacatgataatatgtagtagaaccaaatacatgcaaagaatcataatcagtagcagatttaccagtccacatctccatagaagtttttccatttattgcagctgatggcaaacagttaattagatggcacgcatatgtaactgcctcagcccaaaattctttgcccaatccagcattggacaacatacatcgaactttctccagtatagttcgattcattcgttctgccaccccattttgctgtggtgtatcccgaacagtgaagtgtcgcacaatgccctcatcttggcatacttgtagaaattgatcgtttttgtactcagtaccattatctgatcgatgtcgtttgacctttcgaccagtctgagtctccaccatcttcttccattttagaaatgcatccaaaacttcactttttcttttcattagatacacccatacttttcttgaataatcatcaacaaaagtaacaaaatagtgcatacctcccaaagaagctactttggtaggtccccacacatcactgtgaacgtagtccagaattcctttcgtattgtgaattgctggaccaaattttaccaGCTTCTGCTTGCctagaacacaatgttcacagaattccattttgcaagaatttgcaccttt includes:
- the LOC107950013 gene encoding probable rhamnogalacturonate lyase B, with translation MVIQLSLFLSVFSTEIHARKFLKDNHINTNDVRLHISDRLVVIDNGLVEVTIENPSGYLIGIKYKKMQNVLERRNHNSNRGYWDIVWDGNSYDKLETKHVEVITQTNDIVELSFTKTWNSKNHGKTIPLNIQKRYIVRRGISGVYMYGIFERQEDFPKAHMYQIRIAFKLKEDKFRFMALSDTIQRVMPRSEDRVKGHSKPLDFKEAVLLTNPSNPKLKGEVDDKYQYSTENKDNKLNGWISDHDSVGFWIMTPSNEFRTGGPHKQDLTSHVGPTALSMFVSTHYTGTEINTFYKEGEAWKKVFGPVLIYLNSASSKDDDHRKILWNDAKRQLSEEIESWPYNFTQSEDFPHSQQRGQVNGQLLVQDRYMDKQLMQAKSAFVGLAPPGEADSWQKEGKGYQFWTQTDEIGRFNIKNVRPGVYNLYAWAHGFIGSYKLDLDITILPGNKIELDTLIYDPPRNGPTLWEIGIPDRTAAEFFIPEPYPQYVNSITNDGADKFRQYGLWDRYSDIYRDSDLVYTVGTSNYSKDWFFAHVPRKIGDDRCRPTTWQIKYNLQDVNNRGTYTLQMAIAAASFAEVEVQFNDPNSDRPHFTTKRIGYDNAVPRHGIHGLYRLYSIEVPGYRFRKGSNTIYLTQTRSDNSFEAVMYDYIRLEGPNSLNN